A stretch of DNA from Rhizobium sp. EC-SD404:
CGGCGCAGAAATCGAGGAATTCGTCGTTCAGCAGCGGATAGACGCAGTTCAGAACATAAAGCGGAACCTTCGTCTCGCCGTAGATATCGGCAAGGCCGATGCGCTGCAGTGCGCGCAGGACCGCATTGTACATGCCGCCCTGCAGGACGATACCAACCTTGGCTTCGTCGGGGCCGAAGAATTCGTTGACGTTGTGTCTGCGGATGTAATCCATCGCCTGGGGCAGGCGCTTGTTGATCTTTTCCTGCTCGTGCAGGAACGAGGCCGGCGGCAGCACGATGCGGTTGGTGTCGCGGCGGGGATTCTCCAGCGCATCGCGCACACTCATGCCCGGCCGCTTGTTGTCGGACGCGGTGAAGCGGCCATGGACGTGGCAGCCGCGAATGCGAACCTGCATCATGACCGGCGTGTTCGACGCTTCGGACAGCTCGAAGCCGTGGCGGACCGTCTCGACGATCGATGGCAGGTTAGGACGCGGGTCGAGCAGCCAGATCTGGCTCTTCATCGCAAAGGCGTGGCTGCGCTCCTGCATGATGGAGGAGCCTTCGCCGTAATCCTCGCCGACGATGACGAGCGCGCCGCCGGTGACGCCGCCGGATGCGAGGTTTGCCAGCGCATCCGACGCGACGTTGGTGCCAACCGTCGATTTGAAAGTGACTGCGCCGCGGATCGGGTAGTGCACCGAGGCCGCGAGCATCGCAGCTGCCGTGGCTTCGGAAGCGCTCGCTTCGTAATGCACGCCGAGTTCGCCGAGAATGTCCTGCGCGTCCGCCAGCACGTCCATCAGATGGCTGATCGGCGCACCCTGGTAGCCGCCGACATAGCCGACGCCGTTTTCAAGAAGTGCCTTGGTGATGGCCAGGATGCCTTCGCCATGGAACGTCTCGCCCGCACCCATGCGCAGCTTCTGCACTTCCTTGGCAAATGAACGTTCGGCCATTGAGGGTCAGTCCTTTCAGCATGGAAAGCTGGAACAATAAAATATGCAAATGCATATTCATGCCCGCAGCCGATGCAGTCAAGGGCAGCCTCCGCTCAAAAGTCGTGGCGGCGAATGTTCCTCAGGATTTTGTGCAGCGTGGCGATGAACGCTTCGCGCTCCGCCGGATCGATGCCGACGAACATCGCTTCATAGGCAGACAGCATTGTCGGCCACGCGCCGGAGAAGCGCTGGCGCCCCTCTTCGGTGATGAAGATGTTGCGCACGCGATTGTCGTCCGCCGCGGCTTCCCGGCGGATGAGCCCCTCGGATTCCATCTGGTCGAGCGCACGGCTGAGCGTCGATTGCTCCACCACCGCGTAGACCGCAAGTTCGTTGATGCGCAGGCCGTCATTGATCGAGAGAACGGCGAGCGCCCGCATCTTCGGCGTGGTGATGTTCGCCGCCGTCAGATCTTCCCGGAGCGCCTGGTTGTAGCGCCCCATGATGCGGTTCATCAGATAGGGCGCGAACCGCTGCAGGCCGATTTCGCCGAGCGTCCTGCCGGAGTCCATGTGTTCGACGGCATCATCGCGATCTTCCGCACGCTCAGGTGCTTCCGTCTGCTGCATGGCGCTTCCCGACCCTTGGCGACGCCGTCCATAGGGCCGGCGCATCGTTTTCGTTGCCGGGGCTTTCTAGTCAAGTTTCGGGCGGCCCGCTACTGCGACCATAGTTCTCGCTCATGCATCCGGATCGAGGACGGCCTTCAGGAACTCGCGCGTGCGTTCGCGCTTGGGGTTGGTGAAGAGCTCTTCCGGCGGTCCCTGCTCCTCGATCCGCCCCTTGTCGAAGAAGCAGACCCGGTCGGACACCTGCCGGGCAAACTGCATTTCGTGCGTCACGAGCAGCATCGTCAGCTCGTGCTCGTTGGCCAGTTGCCGGATGACCTTGAGCACCTCGCCGACGAGCTCAGGATCGAGCGCGGATGTCGGCTCGTCGAACAGCATGATCTTTGGCCGCATCGCGAGCGCCCGTGCGATGCCGACGCGCTGCTGCTGACCGCCCGACAATTGATGTGGATATTTCGTCGCCTGATCGGTCAGGCCCACCATCTCGAGCAGTTCCTCGGCGCGGTCCTTCGCCTCCTTCTTGGAGAGCCCAAGGACCTGTGTCGGGGCTTCCGTCAGGTTGCGCAGCACCGTCATGTGCGGGAAGAGATTGAACTGCTGGAACACCATTCCGAGCTTCTCGCGCATCTTGCGCAGATGCCTTTCCGAAGCGGCGACCAGCTTGCCATCCTTCTGCTCGTGCCACAGCGGCTCGCCCTCCACGGTGACGACGCCGTCCTGGATCTGCTCCAGCGTCATCAGGATGCGCAGCACGGTGGACTTTCCCGATCCGGACGGTCCGATGATCGTGACCAACTCGCCCGGATTGACTTCGAAATCGAGATGATCGAGCACGGTGTGAGAACCGAACCGTTTGACGACCTTGTCGAATTTGATGATCGGTTCGGTCATTTGAGCGCGATCCCTTTCTTGGGCAGGGTTTTATCGAGATAGCGAACGCCGCCTGAAGCGATCAGCGTCATGATCAGGTAGATCAGGCCGACGAGCGACAGGGGCACGATGTAGTTGAAGGTGCGGTCGCCGATGATCTTGGCGACGTTCAGAAGTTCCATCACGGTGACGACCGACAGGATCGGCACATCCTTCATGATCGAAACGAGATAGTTTCCGAGTGCCGGGATGACCCGTGGGATCGCCTGCGGAAGAACGACATGGGTGAAGGTGCGCGTGGAGGAAAGATTGAGCGCGCGCGCCGCTTCCCGCTGGCCCCGCGCCACCGCTTCGATGCCGCCGCGATAGACCTCCGCCATATAAGCCGAGTACTGGATGCCGAGCGCCAGAGCGCCCGTCATGAATGCGGGCAGGAGCAGGCCGTATTCTGGCAACACGTAATAGAGGAAGAAGAGCTGGATCAGCAGCGGCGTGTCGCGCACGAATTCCGCCACCGCATGGGCCGGCCATGAAATCAGCCGCGAGGGCGCGGCCTTCAGCACGGCAAGCACGAGACCCAGCACCAGCGCGATGCCGAAGCCGAGCACGGCGGCCTGGATCGTGACGAGAACGCCGGTCAGCAGGATCGGCAGGATCGACCAGGCGAAGACCAACGGACCAGCGCTCGTATCCCATTCATATCCGAACAGCATCGCTCACACCCTCGCTGTCTTCCAGCGCCCGACAGAGCGCTCGAGGAGTTTCATGATGGCGGTCAGAACCAGCGCCATGCCGAAATACATGAACAGCACGATGGTGAAGATCGTCGTGCTGTCCTGGGTGAAATTGCGCAGCTGCTCGGCCCGGAAGGCGAGATCCTGCAGGGTGATCAGCGAAACGAGAGCCGTGTCCTTGAGGTTCTGGACAGCGAGATTGCCGAATGTCGGCATCATCTCGGGAATGGCCTGAGGCAGTGCCACACGCCAGAGCGCCTGCCGCGGCGTGAAGTTCAACGCCTTGGCCGCCTCATACTGGTCATGCGCGACGGATTGGATCGCACCGCGCACGACTTCCGCGCCATAGGCGCCGATATTGAGCGACAGTGCCAGAACGCCGGCGACCACGGGCGACATGCGCAGATCGACGCCGATTGCCTGTCCAGCGACCGGCAGCGCGAAAAACAGCCAGAAAAGCTGGACGAGGAGCGAGGTGCCTCGGAAGATTTCGATGTAGACGACGGAAATCCAGCGGGCAAAGCTATTGGTTGAGGCTTTGCCGATGCCGGCGGCGAAAGACAGGATCGCGCCGAAAATCGTTGACCAGACGGTGAGCTGGATCGTGACCCAGGCGCCGCGCATCAAGGGCGCGAAATATTCAGTCCATTCCATACCTGTCCTTTCGGTTGCCCGTCGAGAAGTGTGGTGCGGATAGCGGTTGCCCCGCCCGGTGCATCACCGGACGGGGCATGACATTGGTTCAGATAGGATTATTCAGCGGCGCAGAGTTCTTCGGTCGTCGCATTGAAGGAACCCTCGATATCGGCTTCGGTGAAGCCGTAGCCCGAAAGGATTGCGCGCCACTCGTCAGTTTCCTTGAACGTCAGCAGCGCTTCGTTCCAGGCATCGCGCAGGCCTTCGTTGTTCGACGCGAAAGTGAAGCCACCCCACGAGCGGACTTCCTCGCCATCCACGACAGGATCGACGAATTCTGCCGCTGCTTCGACATCGTCGCTCTGATTGTCCAGTTCGCCGACGGTCAGGCCGGTTGCGGCATAGGCATCGGCACGTCCGGTCGAAACGGTCGAGATCGCGTCGGAGTTCGACTGGATGGTGACCATGCGGTCTTCCGGAACGCCGAGAGCCTGCAGCATTTCAAGCTGGTCTGCACCGGCCATGATGGCGACGGTGATGTCCTCACGCTCGGCAAAGTCAGAGAACGAATGCACATCCGACGGATTGCCGGAAGCCACGAGCAGGCCTTCGCCATAGGACGTGCTCGGCTCGGAATAGACCACCTGCTGGCAACGATCGGGCAAGATCGCCATTTCGGCGGCAACGACGTCGAACTGGTCGGCCTGGAGGCCAGGGATCAGGGAGGAGAACTGCGTTGTTACCCACTCGATATTCTCGATGCCGAGCTCTTCGGCGATCTGCTTGGCAACGTCCGGGCCTGCGCCCATCGCTTCACCATTCGGGTCAACATAGCCGTAGGGGATTTCGTTCGCCACTGCGATGCGGATCGTCCCACTTTCCTGGATTTCTTCGAGCGATGCTGCCTGTGCCGCACTGGCTATTCCGAAAAAGGCGACGCCTGTGGCGAGCGTGGTGGCAAAAGCTTTGGAAAATGTCGACATGGATGTTGTCTCCCAACATGGTGGTTTGTGTGACTTGTCCGAAAACCGGACGTGGAGTGTGCTCCTGTCTGCGAAGCTGTGAAAATGAAGCGGCTGTCCTGCGACTAAAATGGCAAGAATATCGGCCCCTTAATGCCTAACCTAACGCCCATCGCTCTGCCGGATCAATAGATGCGGCCAAATTTTGGCAAAGGATTGCGCCCGGCTCCGTAGCGAGTGCGCTGGGCAATCGCATCAATTTGCGCGTAATTTGCCCATCCAGTGATCGATGAACCGCATCTTCTCCGCTACGCTTTGGTTGACGAGAAATGGATAGTAATCCTGGTGGCCTAGACTTCGGTTCATCGCATTCATCAGAAGGGCGGTGGACATCCAGCGCTGCAGCGTCAACGCGAACACATCCTGGCCATAAGGGTCGAATGCTTCGACCGATTGGTCCACGCGATAGGCTTCCGCCGTCTCAACGCCATCGACGATATGGAGGTAATGCGCGAAGGTTTCGGCCCAATCCTCCCATGGATGCGCGGTGGAGTAAGCCGAGATATGCCGCGTCTGCCAGTCGGCAGGTGCGCCCTCGCTGTAATAGCGCTTCAGAGCTTCGCCGTAGTCTTCCCGCTCATCACCGAACAGAGCGCGAAACTCTGTGTCGAAGCCTTCGATCAAGAGCAACCGTTCCCAGAAGTAGTGGCCCGATTCATGGCGCATGTGTCCGATCAGAGTGCGGTAGCGCTCGTCGAGCCTGGCGCGTCTGAACTCGCGCAGATGCGCATCGGCCTCCGTTGCATCGATGGTGATCACGCCGTTCTGGTGTCCCATCGTCACGTCGCCGGCGCCACCGTGTTCTGCGTTGACGAGAATGCGGAACGAAAGGCCGGTCGGGTCCTGTCGCTTCGGATAGATCGGAATGTCCATGCGAAGCACGCTGTAAAGGAAGCGGCGCTTTGCGACCTCGACCTCCGTCCAGCGCCGGCGTTGTTCCGGATCGTCGACTGGTGGGATCATCTCGTTGAGATCGCAGGAAAGGCAGTAGCGGCCTTCCTGCTGAACCGTCCAGTTGCATCCGGAATGAATGTGATTTGTGCAGAAGAACCGCGGCTCATGGTCGCTGTCGACGCAGACGAAACGATTTTCCTCCGCCGCATAACCGATCGTGGACCCGCAGGCCGTGCAGAGCGTATTTTCGAAGAAGACCTGGGTTTGGCAGGTCGGGCAGGGAAAGGGGCGCATGGGATACTTCACGTGAGGCGATGGGGCCGCAATGGTCGGATCGGCACCGGCAGTCGCGGAAAACTGGAGATACGGGGCATCGTTGCCCGCACGGTCCCTAATGCACGGCACCGCGTTTGGTTGCGCCGTTGGCGCATTTGCGGGGGTGACCCGGTGAATTTGCGCAGCGCAGCATGCTTTTTGATTTACGTACATCAGAATTTTCGCTAGGCGGGTTTCGGGAGGAATTCGAATGCGGCCGACGGTCCACGACATCGCTGAAAAGGCGGGCGTCAGCCTTGCCACGGTCGACCGTGTGTTGAACCGGCGCAAGGGTGTGCGGGCTGAAACCGTCATGCGGGTCGAGCAGGTGATCGCATCGCTTGGCTACCAGCGCGATCTCGCCGCTGCCAACCTCGCCAAATCCCGTGTCTATCCGCTCGTCTTCGTTGTGCCGGAAGGCGAAAACAGCTTCATGCGCGGCCTCGAAATGGCGGTGCACGAAGCCAGACGGCGCTCGTCGGTCGAGCGAACCGACATCCGGCTTCTGACGGTGCCACCTTTCGACGAATCGGCGCTGGCGCGCGCACTCGACGGTCTGGAAATCGGCGGCCTTGCCGGCGTCGCGCTCGTGGCGACGGAGTCGCCCGCGGTGCGTCGTTCCGTGGCGCGGCTTGCCGATGCAGGCGTGCCGGTCGTCACACTCGTTTCGGACCTCCCGAGCGCGCGCCGGCGCCATTATGTGGGTGTGGACAATGTTGCGGCCGGCCGAACGGCGGCAAGCCTTCTAGGGCGGTTTCTCTCGCATCGGCAAGGCAAGGTCGCGGTTTTGGCCGGTTCGATGCTTGTCCGCGACCATGTGGAGCGTCGCCTCGGCTTCGATCAGGTGATGCGCGCGGAATTCGCCGAACTCGAAATTTTGCCGGTCATCGAGGGCCGGGACGAGGCCGAAACGGCAGAGCGGCTGGTCGGCGAAATGCTCGATCGCGAACGGGACGTCGTCGGCATCTACAGCCTCGGCGCCGGCAATCGCGGACTGATTTCAGCGCTGAAGGCGCGGGGGCTCAATGGCAAGATCGAGGTGGTCGCACACGAGTTGACCGACCACGCACGCCAGGCGCTGGCAGACGGCGTATTCGCCGCCGTCATCAACCAGGATGCGGGCCACGAAGTGCGCAGCGCGATCCGCGTGATGAAGGCCTTGGCCGATGGCGTCGACCTTGTCGACGGGCAGGAGCGCATCCGCATCGACATATTCCTGAGGGACAATCTGCCGTGACCGACAGGCCCGATTCTTCGACAGTCGATTTCATTTTTGAGGTACGTAACGCATGTTTTTAGGGCTTGACCTCGGCACTTCGGGTGTAAAGGCGCTGCTGATCGACGGCGATCAGCGGGTCGTGGCGTCTGCCAACGCTTCGATCGAGGTGTCGCGGCCCCATCCAGGTTGGTCCGAGCAGGATCCTGCCGACTGGGTCGAGGCGACCCGGGTGGCGCTTCTGAGCCTGCGTGACAGCCATCCGGCGGAAATCGGTGCGGTACGCGGTATCGGCCTGTCCGGCCAGATGCACGGCGCGACGCTCATCGACGCGGCCGGCAATGTGCTGCGCCCGGCGATCCTCTGGAACGACACGCGCAGCCATCGCGAAGCCGCCTTGCTCGATGCCGATCCGCAGTTCCGGCATTTGACCGGCAACATCGTCTTCCCCGGTTTCACCGCGCCGAAGCTGTTGTGGGTCCGCGACAATGAGGCGGGCGTGTTCGCGGCCACCGCAAAGATCCTCCTGCCGAAGGACTATCTGCGCTTCTGGCTGACCGGCGAGTTCATCTCCGAAATGTCGGATGCGGCCGGCACCGCATGGCTCGACGTCGCGCGCCGCGACTGGTCCGATACGCTTCTGGCAACGTGCGGGCTCGACCGATCCCACATGCCGGCTCTCGTCGGAGGTACCGCACCGGCCGGGCGGCTGCGCAGCGATCTTGCGGCTGAGCTTGGTCTGCCCGCCGGCATCATCGTGGCCGGTGGGGCAGGCGACAACGCCGCGTCCGCCTGCGGCATGGGCACGGTCGCCTCAGGCTCCGCCTTTCTGTCGCTCGGCACCTCCGGCGTTCTCTTCGCAGCCACTGACAGCTACCGGCCGAATGCGGAAAGCGCGGTTCACACCTTCTGCCACGCGCTGCCCAACACCTGGCATCAGATGGGCGTCATCCTCTCCGCCACCGACGCGATGAACTGGCTTTCGTCGGTCGTCGGCGTCAAGCCTGCAGAACTGACGGGCGCGGTCGGCGGTGAACTTCAGCCGCCATCGTCGCTGCTCTTCCTGCCTTACCTCTCCGGCGAGCGCACGCCGCACAACGACGCTGCGATCCGCGGCGCGTTCCTCGGGCTTGGCCACGAAAGCGACCGCGGCGCCATGACGCGCGCCGTCATGGAGGGCGTTGCCTATGCCTTCCGAGACAGCCGCGATGCGCTCGAAGCCGCCGGCACGAAGCTCGATCGGGTCACCGCGATCGGCGGTGGGTCACGCTCTGACTACTGGCTCACGGTGATCGCGACGGTGCTCGGCATCCCGGTCGATCTGCCGGCAGACGGCGATTTCGGCGCGGCCTTCGGTGCCGCCCGCCTTGGCCTCATCGCAGCCGAGGGGGCCGATCCCGTATCCATCTGCCTGGCCCCGGCGATCGCAAGGACGATCGAACCCGTCGCCGGGCTCCAATCCGCATTCGAAAAGGGCTTCGCGCGCTACCGCAAGGCCTATCCCGCCATCAAAGGAGTGTTTCAGTGAGTACAGGTTTCTTCGGCGAGATTGGCAAGATCCCCTTCGAGGGCAAGGACAGCACCAATCCCCTTGCGTTCCGCTTCTATGATCCGAACGAGATGGTTCTCGGCAAGCGCATGGAAGACCATCTGCGCTTTGCGGTCTGCTACTGGCATTCCTTCGTCTGGCCGGGCTCCGATCCGTTCGGCGGCCAGACCTTCGATCGCCCGTGGTTCCCGGCCGACACCATGGACCTGGCGCGCAAGCGCGCCGATGTCGGCTTCGAAATGTTCGAGGCGCTGGGTGTTCCCTATTTCACCTTCCACGACGCCGATGTGCGCCCGGAAGCGGAAACCTTCACCGAGAGCCGCGACCGGCTGAACGCGATTGCCGACTACTTCGAGGAAAAGATGGATGCCTCGGGCATCAAGTTGCTCTGGGGAACGGCCAATCTCTTCTCGCACCGCCGCTACATGGCAGGCGCCGCCACAAACCCCGACCCGGACGTCTTCGCCTATGCGGCAGCGACCGTGAAGAGCTGCATGGACGTGACCATGCGCCTCGGCGGCGAGAACTACGTGCTCTGGGGCGGGCGCGAAGGCTACGAGACGCTGCTCAACACCGACATGGGCCGCGAACTCGACCAGATGGGCCGCTTCCTCTCCATGGTGGTCGAATACAAGCACCGCATCGGCTTCAAGGGCACCATCCTGATCGAGCCTAAGCCGCAGGAGCCGACCAAGCATCAATACGACTACGATGTCGGCACGATCTACGGCTTCCTCAAGCGCTACGGCCTCGAAAACGAGGTGAAGACCAATATCGAGCAGGGCCACGCAATCCTCGCCGGCCATTCCTTTGAGCACGAGCTTTCGCTCGCGACAGCTCTTGGCATTTTCGGCTCGATCGACATGAACCGGAACGACTACCAGTCGGGCTGGGACACGGACCAGTTCCCCAACAACGTGCCGGAAATGGCGCTCGCCTATCTCGAAGTGCTGAAGGCCGGCGGTTTCACGACCGGCGGCACCAATTTTGACGCGAAGCTGCGCCGCCAGTCGCTCGATCCGGAAGACCTGCTGATCGCCCATATCGGCGGCATGGATTGCTGTGCCCGCGGTCTCAAGGCCGCCGCCCGGATGGTCGAGGACAAGGCGCTCTCCGGCCCGCTCGCCGAGCGCTACGCCGGCTGGGACAAGCCGCAAGCGAAATCGATGCTCGATGGGTCGATGACCCTCGAAGCAATCGAGAAGCGCGTGATCGACGATCAGGTCGATCCGCAGCCTCGTTCAGGTCGCCAGGAGTATCTGGAGAACATGGTGAACCGCTATGTCTGAGCGCGCGCTGCGCCCGACGGTTGAAAACCCATCAGCGAATGGGAGGTGCGCCCGTGCTGTCGCGGCGCACCAGGGCGACCGTCAGGCGCACGCTGTCGACATCGTCGCTGTTCCCGGAAAGCCGGGCAAGCAGCATGCGCGCCGCGGCCTCGCCGATCGCGGTGCGCGGCTGGTGGATCGTCGTGAGCTTCGGAATGAAATGCTGCGCGATTTCGATGTCGTCGAAGCCGACCACGGACACATCTTCGGGAACGCGGACGCCGTGACTGTGCAGTTCAGCCATGAAGCCGCAGGCCATGGCATCGGAAGAACAGAAGACGCCGGTCGGGCGGTCGGAGGTGGCGAGCCAGGCACGCGCTGCAACGACGCCGGACGCCAGAGAGAAATCGCCTTCGAAAAACCAGTCGGGCTCGACCGGAAGCCCGGCGGCCTCCAGCGCCGCGATCGTGCCTTCACGGCGCTTGATGGTCAGCACGTTGTCGAGCGGGCCGAGCACGTGGCCGATCTTGCGGTGTCCAAGTTCGATCAGATGGTTGACGGCGAGCACCGCGCCTTCGGCATTGTCGATCGTGACGGACGGTTCGCCGAACCCTTCCACCCATTCGCAGGCGAAGACGACCGGCGGACGGGAGCGGGTGCGACGGTAATCGGCAAACAGGCTTTCGGGGATCGCGCCATCGAGCACGATCAGCCCGTCGGCGCGGTTGTTGTGGAGATATTGCGCGATCTGAAGGTCGGCACCCTTCGGCTGCTGCGTGTCGGCGACGAGCACGTTGAAACCCGCCTCGGACATCACGGCGGCGACACCCGACAGGATCTGCGAGAAGAACGGATTGGAGAGGTTCGGAACGAGAACGACGATACCGCCGGTCTGCTGCCGGCGCAGGTTCCTGGCCGCATGATTGACGATGTAGCCGGTCTCCGCGATCGCGGCCATGACCGCGGCGCGCGTCGCTTCGGTGACCATCGCCGGGTTGGTGATGGCGCGGCTGACCGTCGCGGTCGAGACGCCTGCCGCACGGGCCACATCGATGATCTTGGGGCTGAAATTGGGGTCGTGGCGGTTCATGGATCTGTCGCGATTCCTGTCGTCCGTTCTCTGCGCGAATTTCTATCGAAGAGCAAACTTGACTCACGTCGAGAGATCGGTGATCGTGCCTGTAATCGATTACATACGCGTTTGGACGCAATTGCAATCGATTACATGCGCAAGGAGCGGCATTCGCCAAAGGCGGGGTCGGCGCAGAGGAAATGGGGAGCTCCGGCTCCGGGAGGATCAGTCGCATGAAGACCATCAAGGGCCCCGCGCTCTTTCTTGCCCAGTTCGCCGGTGACGAAGCACCGTTCGATTCATGGGATTCCATCACCAAATGGGCCGCCGATTGTGGCTATAAGGGCGTTCAGGTTCCGAGCTGGGACGGCCGCCTCATCGACCTCGAGAAGGCTGCATCCTCCAAGGATTACTGCGACGAGTTCCAGGGCAAGGCGCGTGAAAACGGCGTCGAGGTCACTGAGCTCTCCACCCATCTTCAGGGCCAGCTCGTCGCTGTTCACCCGGCTTTCGACGAGGGCTTCGATGGATTCACGATCCCCGAGAAGCGCGGGAACCCCAAGGCGCGCCAGGAATGGGCCGTCGACCAGGTCAAGAAGGCGCTGACGGCTTCGCACAACATGGGCCTGACGGCCATGGCATCGTTCTCCGGCGCACTCGCCTGGCCCTACATCTATCCGTGGCCGCAGCGTCCGGCTGGACTGGTCGAAACGGCGTTCGACGAACTCGCCAGGCGCTGGAAGCCGATCCTCGACCATGCCGAGGAATGCGGCGTCGACGTCTGCTACGAGATCCATCCGGGCGAAGACTTGCATGACGGGATCACCTACGAAATGTTTCTCGAGCGCGTCGGCAACCATGCGCGCGCCAACATGCTCTACGATCCGTCGCACTACGTGCTGCAGTGCCTCGATTACCTCGACAATATCGACATCTATGCCGACCGGATCCGCATGTTCCACGTCAAG
This window harbors:
- a CDS encoding MarR family transcriptional regulator, whose product is MDSGRTLGEIGLQRFAPYLMNRIMGRYNQALREDLTAANITTPKMRALAVLSINDGLRINELAVYAVVEQSTLSRALDQMESEGLIRREAAADDNRVRNIFITEEGRQRFSGAWPTMLSAYEAMFVGIDPAEREAFIATLHKILRNIRRHDF
- the ehuA gene encoding ectoine/hydroxyectoine ABC transporter ATP-binding protein EhuA; its protein translation is MTEPIIKFDKVVKRFGSHTVLDHLDFEVNPGELVTIIGPSGSGKSTVLRILMTLEQIQDGVVTVEGEPLWHEQKDGKLVAASERHLRKMREKLGMVFQQFNLFPHMTVLRNLTEAPTQVLGLSKKEAKDRAEELLEMVGLTDQATKYPHQLSGGQQQRVGIARALAMRPKIMLFDEPTSALDPELVGEVLKVIRQLANEHELTMLLVTHEMQFARQVSDRVCFFDKGRIEEQGPPEELFTNPKRERTREFLKAVLDPDA
- the ehuD gene encoding ectoine/hydroxyectoine ABC transporter permease subunit EhuD, whose product is MLFGYEWDTSAGPLVFAWSILPILLTGVLVTIQAAVLGFGIALVLGLVLAVLKAAPSRLISWPAHAVAEFVRDTPLLIQLFFLYYVLPEYGLLLPAFMTGALALGIQYSAYMAEVYRGGIEAVARGQREAARALNLSSTRTFTHVVLPQAIPRVIPALGNYLVSIMKDVPILSVVTVMELLNVAKIIGDRTFNYIVPLSLVGLIYLIMTLIASGGVRYLDKTLPKKGIALK
- the ehuC gene encoding ectoine/hydroxyectoine ABC transporter permease subunit EhuC — encoded protein: MEWTEYFAPLMRGAWVTIQLTVWSTIFGAILSFAAGIGKASTNSFARWISVVYIEIFRGTSLLVQLFWLFFALPVAGQAIGVDLRMSPVVAGVLALSLNIGAYGAEVVRGAIQSVAHDQYEAAKALNFTPRQALWRVALPQAIPEMMPTFGNLAVQNLKDTALVSLITLQDLAFRAEQLRNFTQDSTTIFTIVLFMYFGMALVLTAIMKLLERSVGRWKTARV
- the ehuB gene encoding ectoine/hydroxyectoine ABC transporter substrate-binding protein EhuB, producing MSTFSKAFATTLATGVAFFGIASAAQAASLEEIQESGTIRIAVANEIPYGYVDPNGEAMGAGPDVAKQIAEELGIENIEWVTTQFSSLIPGLQADQFDVVAAEMAILPDRCQQVVYSEPSTSYGEGLLVASGNPSDVHSFSDFAEREDITVAIMAGADQLEMLQALGVPEDRMVTIQSNSDAISTVSTGRADAYAATGLTVGELDNQSDDVEAAAEFVDPVVDGEEVRSWGGFTFASNNEGLRDAWNEALLTFKETDEWRAILSGYGFTEADIEGSFNATTEELCAAE
- a CDS encoding putative zinc-binding metallopeptidase, giving the protein MRPFPCPTCQTQVFFENTLCTACGSTIGYAAEENRFVCVDSDHEPRFFCTNHIHSGCNWTVQQEGRYCLSCDLNEMIPPVDDPEQRRRWTEVEVAKRRFLYSVLRMDIPIYPKRQDPTGLSFRILVNAEHGGAGDVTMGHQNGVITIDATEADAHLREFRRARLDERYRTLIGHMRHESGHYFWERLLLIEGFDTEFRALFGDEREDYGEALKRYYSEGAPADWQTRHISAYSTAHPWEDWAETFAHYLHIVDGVETAEAYRVDQSVEAFDPYGQDVFALTLQRWMSTALLMNAMNRSLGHQDYYPFLVNQSVAEKMRFIDHWMGKLRAN
- a CDS encoding LacI family DNA-binding transcriptional regulator; amino-acid sequence: MRPTVHDIAEKAGVSLATVDRVLNRRKGVRAETVMRVEQVIASLGYQRDLAAANLAKSRVYPLVFVVPEGENSFMRGLEMAVHEARRRSSVERTDIRLLTVPPFDESALARALDGLEIGGLAGVALVATESPAVRRSVARLADAGVPVVTLVSDLPSARRRHYVGVDNVAAGRTAASLLGRFLSHRQGKVAVLAGSMLVRDHVERRLGFDQVMRAEFAELEILPVIEGRDEAETAERLVGEMLDRERDVVGIYSLGAGNRGLISALKARGLNGKIEVVAHELTDHARQALADGVFAAVINQDAGHEVRSAIRVMKALADGVDLVDGQERIRIDIFLRDNLP
- the xylB gene encoding xylulokinase, coding for MFLGLDLGTSGVKALLIDGDQRVVASANASIEVSRPHPGWSEQDPADWVEATRVALLSLRDSHPAEIGAVRGIGLSGQMHGATLIDAAGNVLRPAILWNDTRSHREAALLDADPQFRHLTGNIVFPGFTAPKLLWVRDNEAGVFAATAKILLPKDYLRFWLTGEFISEMSDAAGTAWLDVARRDWSDTLLATCGLDRSHMPALVGGTAPAGRLRSDLAAELGLPAGIIVAGGAGDNAASACGMGTVASGSAFLSLGTSGVLFAATDSYRPNAESAVHTFCHALPNTWHQMGVILSATDAMNWLSSVVGVKPAELTGAVGGELQPPSSLLFLPYLSGERTPHNDAAIRGAFLGLGHESDRGAMTRAVMEGVAYAFRDSRDALEAAGTKLDRVTAIGGGSRSDYWLTVIATVLGIPVDLPADGDFGAAFGAARLGLIAAEGADPVSICLAPAIARTIEPVAGLQSAFEKGFARYRKAYPAIKGVFQ
- the xylA gene encoding xylose isomerase; this encodes MSTGFFGEIGKIPFEGKDSTNPLAFRFYDPNEMVLGKRMEDHLRFAVCYWHSFVWPGSDPFGGQTFDRPWFPADTMDLARKRADVGFEMFEALGVPYFTFHDADVRPEAETFTESRDRLNAIADYFEEKMDASGIKLLWGTANLFSHRRYMAGAATNPDPDVFAYAAATVKSCMDVTMRLGGENYVLWGGREGYETLLNTDMGRELDQMGRFLSMVVEYKHRIGFKGTILIEPKPQEPTKHQYDYDVGTIYGFLKRYGLENEVKTNIEQGHAILAGHSFEHELSLATALGIFGSIDMNRNDYQSGWDTDQFPNNVPEMALAYLEVLKAGGFTTGGTNFDAKLRRQSLDPEDLLIAHIGGMDCCARGLKAAARMVEDKALSGPLAERYAGWDKPQAKSMLDGSMTLEAIEKRVIDDQVDPQPRSGRQEYLENMVNRYV
- a CDS encoding LacI family DNA-binding transcriptional regulator, yielding MNRHDPNFSPKIIDVARAAGVSTATVSRAITNPAMVTEATRAAVMAAIAETGYIVNHAARNLRRQQTGGIVVLVPNLSNPFFSQILSGVAAVMSEAGFNVLVADTQQPKGADLQIAQYLHNNRADGLIVLDGAIPESLFADYRRTRSRPPVVFACEWVEGFGEPSVTIDNAEGAVLAVNHLIELGHRKIGHVLGPLDNVLTIKRREGTIAALEAAGLPVEPDWFFEGDFSLASGVVAARAWLATSDRPTGVFCSSDAMACGFMAELHSHGVRVPEDVSVVGFDDIEIAQHFIPKLTTIHQPRTAIGEAAARMLLARLSGNSDDVDSVRLTVALVRRDSTGAPPIR